From the genome of Streptomyces puniciscabiei:
GCGACCGGGTCCCGGTACATCCGCACCTGGGCGCGGCCCCGGGAGATGTGCTCCTCGCTCACCACCGGGTCGACGTCGGGCAGCGGGCCCTCCGGGTCGTACGCCGACAGGTCCCGGTTCCAGACGAACTCCAGGTGCTTGATGGCGGTGGCGCCGCTGACCTGCTGCCGGCGCACCTCGCGGGCGAGCTCGGCGGCCTCCTGGTCGGTGTCGCCGAGGACGAAGGTGGCGGCGGGCAGGATGAGCAGGTCCTCGGGGCGGCGGCCGTACTTGGCGAGGCGGGACTTGACGTCCGTGTAGAAGGCCTGGCCCTCCTTCAGCGTGGAGTAGCGGCTGAAGATCGCGTCCGCGTCGGCGGCGGCGAACTCGCGGCCCTCGTCGGAGTCGCCGGCCTGGAAGATCACCGGGCGGCCCTGCGGGGAGCGCGGGACGTTGAACCGGCCGTGGATGTCGAAGTGCTGCCCCTGGTGCACGAAGGCGCCGGCCTTGGCGTCCCGCAGGAAGGTGCCGGTCGCCCGGTCGGCGAGGATCTCGTCGCCGCGCCAGGAGTCGAAGAGCTCGTGCGCGGTGGTGAGGAACTCCTTGGCGCGGGAGTAGCGCTCCTCCTGCGGCAGGAAGCCGCCGCGGCGGAAGTTCTCGCCGGTGAAGGCGTCCCAGGAGGTGACCACGTTCCACGCGGAGCGGCCGCCGGAGAGGTGGTCGAGGCTGGCGAACTGGCGGGCCACCTCGTACGGCTCGTTGAAGGTGGAGTTGATGGTGCCGGTCAGGCCGAGCCGGTCGGTG
Proteins encoded in this window:
- a CDS encoding NtaA/DmoA family FMN-dependent monooxygenase (This protein belongs to a clade of FMN-dependent monooxygenases, within a broader family of flavin-dependent oxidoreductases, the luciferase-like monooxygenase (LMM) family, some of whose members use coenzyme F420 rather than FMN.), coding for MSKPLKQIHLAAHFPGVNNTTVWSDPAAGSHIEFSSFAHFAKTAERAKFDFLFLAEGLRLREQGGRIYDLDVVGRPDTFTVLAALAAVTDRLGLTGTINSTFNEPYEVARQFASLDHLSGGRSAWNVVTSWDAFTGENFRRGGFLPQEERYSRAKEFLTTAHELFDSWRGDEILADRATGTFLRDAKAGAFVHQGQHFDIHGRFNVPRSPQGRPVIFQAGDSDEGREFAAADADAIFSRYSTLKEGQAFYTDVKSRLAKYGRRPEDLLILPAATFVLGDTDQEAAELAREVRRQQVSGATAIKHLEFVWNRDLSAYDPEGPLPDVDPVVSEEHISRGRAQVRMYRDPVAIAREWRQLAEANKWSIRDLVINTGNRQTFVGSPATVAQTINDFVQADASDGFILVPHITPGGLDPFADKVVPLLQEQGVFRADYEGTTLRDHLGLAHPDAGTTAAPERAAS